A region of the Stieleria neptunia genome:
GTCGTGGCTGACAAGGACGAACACGCGTCGCCCAAGAAGCGTTGGTTGGTGATCGGCGGCGGCGTGATGGGGCTGAAGATCGCTGACGATTTGGCCGGCAAGGGGCAAGACGTGACGATCGCCGAAGCCGCGCCCCGCTTCGGCGGGCTGACCAGCGCTTGGCAACTCGGCGACGTCTCCTGGGATCGTTTCTATCACGTCACGTTGCTCAGTGATTCGGTGCTGCGGAAACAATTGCAGTCGCTGGGATTGGAGCGCGAGCTTCGGTGGGTTGAAACCAAGACGGGGTTCTTCGCCGGCGGCAAATTGATGTCGATGAGCAACACGCTGGAATTCCTGCGTTTTCCACCGCTGTCGCTGTTCCAAAGGGTTCGCTTGGGCGGCACGATCTTCCTGGCGTCCAAGATTCGCGATTTCCGCAAGATGGAACAACAGTCCGTCGAATCCTGGTTGCGACGTTGGTCGGGTAACGGGGCGTTTGACAAAGTTTGGTTGCCGCTGCTCAAAGCGAAACTCGGTGACGCCTATCGCCAGACCTCCGCCGCATTCATTTGGGCGCATACCCAGCGGATGTACAAGGCGCGTCGAAGCGGGGCGAAAAAGGAGATGTTCGGTTACGTCCCCGGCGGCTACGCGCGGATCCTGGACGTCTGGACCAACCGTCTGGCCGAGCGTGGCGTTCGGCTGTTGAGCGGTCACGGCGTCAACAGTGTTCGCAAGACCGACGATGCGGGTTCGGGCCGATTGGAAGTCGACTTCGGCGCGGGACGCGTGGAAACGTTTGACAATGTCGTTTCCACGATCGCATCGCCGTTGATCGCCGATCAATGTGAACAGTTGCGTGATGAAGAAAAATCGAAACTGCGGGCGATCAAGTACTTGGGCGTCGTCTGCGCGTCGATGCTGCTGAAGAAACCGATCAGCCCGTATTACGTCACCAACATCACCGACACCTGGGTTCCGTTGACGGGGATCATCGAGATGTCGACGATCGTCGATTCGCAGTCCCAGTTGGGCGGGCACCATTTGGTTTATTTGCCCAAGTACATGACCGACGATCATCCCGACTTAGCCGAGCCGGACGAAGACTACAAACAACGCTGTCTGGAAACGCTGGAGCGGATGTACGATCATTTCTCGCGCGACGATGTGTTGGAATTCAAGGTCGCGCGGGCGAAGTACGTCGCGGCGTTATCGACGATCGACTACAGCACGCGATTGCCGCCGGTCGTCACCAGCGTGCCGGGGTTTTACGCGTTGAACTCGGCACACATTCTGGAAGGCAATCTGAACGTCAACGAAACGCTGGCACTGGGCGAACAAAAGCTCCGAGAGGAGGTCTGGCCGGACTTCCTGGCCCGCGAACAGGTACCCACCCGCCCGATGATGGTCGGTTAACGCAACCAGTCCCTGCCGGGCGATTCACACGATTCCCAAGAA
Encoded here:
- a CDS encoding NAD(P)/FAD-dependent oxidoreductase gives rise to the protein MADKDEHASPKKRWLVIGGGVMGLKIADDLAGKGQDVTIAEAAPRFGGLTSAWQLGDVSWDRFYHVTLLSDSVLRKQLQSLGLERELRWVETKTGFFAGGKLMSMSNTLEFLRFPPLSLFQRVRLGGTIFLASKIRDFRKMEQQSVESWLRRWSGNGAFDKVWLPLLKAKLGDAYRQTSAAFIWAHTQRMYKARRSGAKKEMFGYVPGGYARILDVWTNRLAERGVRLLSGHGVNSVRKTDDAGSGRLEVDFGAGRVETFDNVVSTIASPLIADQCEQLRDEEKSKLRAIKYLGVVCASMLLKKPISPYYVTNITDTWVPLTGIIEMSTIVDSQSQLGGHHLVYLPKYMTDDHPDLAEPDEDYKQRCLETLERMYDHFSRDDVLEFKVARAKYVAALSTIDYSTRLPPVVTSVPGFYALNSAHILEGNLNVNETLALGEQKLREEVWPDFLAREQVPTRPMMVG